CTCGACGCGATTGCGATGGGCTTGCCCGTCGTGACGCTGCCCGGCGGCCTCATGCGCGGCCGCCAGAGCCTGGGCATGCTGCGAATCCTGGGGCAGGAGGCGCTGGTGGCCGGGGACGCAGCCGACTATGTTCGCCTCGCGACCGGGATCGCCATGGACCACGCCCGGCGCGAAGCCACCTCGCAGGCGCTTCGCGAAAATGCGGGACGGCTTTTCGGGCAGGGCGCACCGGTGGAGGCGATGGCCGATTTTCTCGAGAGGGTCGCGCGCGGCGCGGTTCCCTGAGCGGTGGACCTTTCGCTCTGGGCGCTCTTCGCGTCCGCCTTCGTTTCCTCCACGATCCTGCCGGGCAACTCGGAAATCGTGCTCGTGGCCGTCCTCAAGGCGGGCGGGTCCGCGCCGGCCGTCGCGGTTCTCGTGGCCACGATCGGAAACACGCTGGGCGGGCTCACCACCTACGGCATCGGGCGCCTGCTGCCTTCGCGAATCCCGGAAGGAAGGGCGATCGCGCGCGTGCGGCGCTACGGGGCGGCGGCCTTGCTCCTGTCCTGGATGCCCCTGGCGGGCGATGCCCTGTGCGCCGCCGCCGGGTGGCTGCGCCTCAACTGGATCGGGTGCACGCTCGCGATGGCCGCGGGCAAGGCGGCGCGCTACGCCCTCCTCGCGCAGGCGGTGTCGCTCCTCTAGCATCCGGGGTCAATGCTGCATTGCGGTAAAATCCCTATTCCCCCCGTGGCGCCCACGGATTGCGAAGCCCGCCAGATGACCGCCCGACTGCGCGAAATCCCGTACAACTACACGTCCTTTTCCGACCGCGAGATCGTGATCCGCCTGCTCGGGCAGGAGGCGTGGCAGGTGCTCGACGCGCTGCGCTCGCAGCGCCGCACCGGGCGCTCGGCGCGGATGCTCTACGAGGTGCTGGGCGACATCTGGGTCGTCAGGCGCAACCCCTATCTGCAGGACGACCTGCACGACAACCCGAAGCGCCACGACGCGCTCGTGGAGTCCCTGCGCCACCGGCTTGGGGCAGTGGAGAGCCGCCGGCAGGCCGACTCGTCCGACGCGGAGCGCAGCCAACGCGTGGAAAAGCTGCTGAAGGCCGCGCACGGCGCAGTGGACGATCTCGAGCGCGAGTTCGACGAGACGACGAAGCTTCGCCGCAAGGCGATGCGCCGCCTCTCGGCCATCACCCGCAAGGACAACATCGCGTTCGACGGCCTGGCGCGCGCCGCGCACGTGACCGACGCAACCGACTGGCGCGTCGAGTATCCGTTCGTCGTCGTCTCGCCGGACACCGAGGCCGAGTGCGCGCCGCTGGTGAGGGCGCTTGTGGAACTGGGGCTCACCATCATCCCGCGCGGCGGCGGAACGGGCTACACGGGGGGGGCCATTCCCCTCGATCGACTTTCCGCGGTGGTGAACACGGAGAAGCTCGACTGGCTGGCCGCGGTGGAGGAAAAGCCGCTTCCGGGCGTGGCGAAGCCTGTCCCGGTAATCCACGTCGGCGCGGGCGCCGTCACGCGCCGCGTCATGGAGGCGGCGGACCAAGCGGGCCTCGTCTTCGCGGTGGACCCCACCTCGGCGGATGCTTCCTGCATCGGCGGAAACATCGCCATGAACGCCGGCGGCAAGAAGGCGGTTCTCTGGGGCACCGCCGTGGACAACCTGGCCTCGTGGCGCATGGTCACGCCGCAGGCGGACTGGATCGAGGTCGAGCGCCTCGATCACAACCTCGGCAAGATCCACGACGCGGCGATCGCGCGTTTCCGAATCCGCCGCTTCGAAGCCGATGGCCGGACGCCGAAAGGCGAGGAGATCCTCGAGATGCAGGGCCAGCGCTTCCGCAAGGCCGGCCTGGGCAAGGACGTCACCGACAAGGTGCTGGGCGGCCTTCCCGGCGTGCAGAAGGAGGGCTGCGACGGGATCATCACCTCCGCCACGTTCATCCTGCACCGCATGCCCGCGCACACGCGCACCGTGTGTCTGGAGTTCTTCGGCGAGGTGGCCCTGGCCGTGCCTGCCATCGTCGAGATCACGAAGCGCGTGAACGGCCAGGGCGGCGTGGCACTCGCCGGCCTCGAGCACCTGGACGAGCGCTACGTGAAGGCGGTGGGCTACGCGACGAAGGCCAAGGCCCACGGGCGGCCGCGCATGGTGCTCATCGGCGACCTCGTGGGCGACGACGAGAACGCGGTGTCGCAGGCGGCCTCCGAGGTCGTGCGCATCGCCAATGCCCGGGGAGGCGAGGGGTTCATCGCCGCGAGCCCCGAGGCGCGCAAGCGCTTCTGGATGGAGCGCGCCCGCACCGCCGCCATTGCCAAGCACACCAACGCGTTCAAGGTGAACGAGGATGTGGTGATTCCCCTGGAGCGCCTGGCCGACTACACCAACGGGGTGGAGCGCCGGAACGTCGAGTACTCGATCGGCAACAAGCTCAGGCTCGCGCAGGCCCTGGAGGAA
The sequence above is a segment of the Betaproteobacteria bacterium genome. Coding sequences within it:
- a CDS encoding DedA family protein, with the protein product MDLSLWALFASAFVSSTILPGNSEIVLVAVLKAGGSAPAVAVLVATIGNTLGGLTTYGIGRLLPSRIPEGRAIARVRRYGAAALLLSWMPLAGDALCAAAGWLRLNWIGCTLAMAAGKAARYALLAQAVSLL